In Lathyrus oleraceus cultivar Zhongwan6 chromosome 2, CAAS_Psat_ZW6_1.0, whole genome shotgun sequence, the DNA window GATTTTGAGGCTCATCCAGCTCTATTGGTATGATTTTTCGTTCTTTCACAGTTTATTCTGAATACATGGACTGTTCTCGTGGCTATTCCTTATGGActatgatatgatgcataaaaCTTGTGGTTATTCCGATGGTGATGCAGGTTATGTTTATATGCAACCACTGTCCATTTGTTAAGTACCTGAAAAAAGACATTGTAAAGCTTACTAAATTCTATATGAAGGTAGCCAAACAAATTACCCTTGTAGAATTTTGTTCTTTTTTTTAGCAGGTTCATATTCTAAAGTTAAAACCATTATAAAACTGCTTTTTTATCTGTTCTTTCTACAGAAAGGACTTGCCGTCGTTGCTATATCTTCAAATTCTGCAGCTACACACCCCCAGGTGATAGTAACTATATTTGAAGTGAATCATTTCCCAGAATATAGCTACACTGAAACTATTGAATGATTTGTCCAACTGGGAATTCCGCGTCACAGGATGGACCAGAATTTATGGCAGAAGATGCTAAATTGTTTGGTTATCCTTTCCCGTACCTTTACGATGAGGTATGATTCCCTATAAAAATCTGATGTTATCTATGTCCGTGTGATTGTAAAACTCTGAACTTTGATGGAATGTTTTTCATTGCAGTCACAGGAAGTTGCACGAGATTTTGGAGCAGTTTGTACACCAGAATTTTACGTTTTCAAAAAGGTAATTCCAACCAGTTTCTGTTGATCAGTGTTGCTTTGATTTGAGGTTAATGAAATAGTAACAGGATGGTCGAAGGCCGTTTGAGCTGGTTTATCATGGTCAGTTTGACGATTCAAGGCCAAGTAATAATAACATACCAGTAACTGGAAGGTTAGTTTCATATAACTGAATTAACATTCAACATTTTTAATTTCTTGAAAGTATCATAACCTtttgatttaatttaattataaagAGACTTGAGCTTGGCGATAGATCGTGTTCTGAGTGGTCAGCTAGTACCATCCGAGCAAAAACCTAGGTATTTGGCCATTGAGCTTGGATATCCATTTTTAAGGAAAATAAATGCAACTGATACAAAGACATATGCCACTAGAACCATCATTTTCTTGCAAAATGATGGAACTTTGAAGCCATTGGCCATTGAGCTAAGTAAGCCACACCCTCAAGCTGATAGTTTTGGTCCTGTTAGTAAAGTTTACATGCCTGTAAGCGAAGGTGTTGAAGCTTCAATTTGGTTCCTTGCCAAGGCTTTCGTTGTTGTAAATGACGCCACCCATCACCAACTTTGTAGCCAATGGTATTAATTTCATTAATGATGATAAAAGCATATATATTTTATATCTATCTATGATTAATTTCATGAATATCTACATGTTTGACAGGTTGAACACTCACGCTGTTGTTGAGCCATTCATCATAGCAACAAATAGACATCTCAGTGTGGTTCACCCTATTCATAAACTTTTGCTTCCACATTACCGTGACACAATGAACATCAATGTACTTGCTAGAAATGTGTTGGTCAATGCAGAGGGTATTATAGAATCAACATTCTTGGGTGGAGCATATTCTGTGGAAATGTCTTCTTTTGTATACAAAGATTGGGTTTTCACTGAGCAAGGATTGCCTCATGATCTACTCAAAAGGTAACCCTACAAAATATTATATAAAACATTTGCAGTTAAGACCCCATCAACTATAATTTACCGTGATACTCTACAATAACTAGGATTGAGACTATAATGCAATTTTAAACCTTATTTAAATTGATTATGAtatcaaaattattttttatattttccTTGTTATCTAGGGGAGTGGCTGTTGAAGATCCAACTTCACCGCAGTGTCTTCATCTTCTGATAGAGGATTACCCTTATGCTGTTGATGGGCTAGATATATGGGTTGCTATTAAGTTATGGGTTGAAGAATATGTGAACTTCTACTACAAGTCAGATGCTGCTATTGTGCAAGATTCTGAACTCCAAGCATTCTGGAAAGAAGTTGTTGAGGTGGGTCATGGTGACTTGAAGAATGCAACATGGTGGTTTAAGATGCAAAACCGTGTAGAGTTGATTGAAGCTTGCGCCATCCTCATATGGATAGCTTCGGCACTTCATGCCGCTGTTAATTTTGGACAATATCCATATGGAGGATACATCCTTAATCGGCCAACTAAAAGTAGAAGATTAATGCCTGAAAAAGGGTCTGCTGAATATGATGAGGTTTCTAAGAATTTTCAGAAGGCGTATTTGAAAACAATCACACCAAAAAATGATGCCCTTACTGACCTAACAATCTTAGAGGTCTTGTCAAGGCATGCTTCGGATGAGCAGTACCTTGGACAGAGAAATGAAGGTGAGCTTTGGACTTCTGATTCACTGCCATTAGAGTCATTCAAGAGGTTTGGAAGGAAGTTAGCTGAAATTGAGCAAAAGCTCATTGGAAGGAACAATGATGAGTCGTTGAGGAATCGATATGGGCCAGTGAAGATGCCTTACACATTGCTCTATCCTTCTAGCGAGGAAGGATTGACTTGCAGAGGCATTCCCAATAGTATCTCTATCTAAAGAGATTAATATGATTTGGTGTGTTGCGTTGTTGTTCTGAATAAAATATAAGGAGTAATCAAATTCCCCCCTTTATGGTGATCatgttattttttttttgttgGTTTGTCTGTTTGCTcttgtgttttattttaatgAATGAGATATACTTTAGATGTTTGTACCTCTTgtatttattatgtttttttaatGATTTCATGAATTTTTAATTATGGACTTTTTGTTTTACAAATAGAGTTTAAATGTCTTAATGCTGCCCTAAATCAACATTTAAGACATTCAATTAAAATCTTTAAACTTGTAAGtcatattaatattttaaatataaaaatatgaTTTGACGGAATACATTCTTCATATCAATATCTTTTAGTGTCATAGTatataccttagacagcgcttttgtaaaaagcgctgtctaagggggggattagaaagcgctttaggcaaaagcgctgtctaagggggggcttagacagcgctttttgaaaagcgctgtctaaggtatacctaaaaaaattaaaataggagggtcttagaaagcgcttttggccaaagcgctgtctaagggggtggggcttagacagcgcttttcaaaagcgctgtctaaggtatacctaaaaaatttaaaataagagggtcttataaagcgcttttggccaaagcgctgtctaagggggggggcttagacagcgcttttaagatttaaaaaagcgctgtctaaacctttagcagcggaggtttagacagcgctttaaagcgctgtctaaggctaaaaaaagcgctgtctaaggtcttgtttgttgtagtgaaaagattaccctggatggaatattTGGTCGTAATtccgaatattaggcccaagttgtaagagcttgtaagccttaagtattcgtcttccctctaaaacacttgtaaatattcaaataattttcataattaaaattggaagaaaaagattacctgggtgagAGGTCCAGATATAGTCCCGAGTATTAtacccaagttgtaagagcttgcaagtcataaatactcgtctttcaaaccccaaaaatacattcaaccaatcaaactttttttccgtcgtcgtgcgattgatcaggaaaatcttttcataaacgaaagacatcttgtaTTAAGATAatgtaaagcaatgcttcggccataattgttgagttgagataagtgacgtttttccgaatgttgatttgtaaatccattcaatgtgtggtatacgtccgctcctcatatgttttgggtaaaataatgttttcgtcgattaatacaatatagctttcgctaaaatcaatcaacaaacaaatatttttctacccagaactacgtaagccttgagttctctattgagatacgtaggagcaggatcGCAAAATCTTGTGaggcacattaataaaaaacttaggtttagtcccattcattgcaaaaatccaaaaacatattctcttttcttttgatcctattattctttACCTCATAATAACTTAAGAATCCTAACATTTtaagctaacactaacgcacacaactaacctaatggttcccgttgagtacaacgaacgtgaggggtgttaatacattccccttgcgtaatggactcccgaaccctgatttggctacaacgaccataatcattgtcgttctttcttgggttttatcgatatttctCCATTCCTATTtaagaataaataaagttcagtggcgactctattcagtccatcatgcgagcgtgtGATTGCGCTTCactaagtcgtgttctcattttttcgagatgcgacacttTGACATGTCAATTTTTTAttgaattaattatttttgttttatattaaaGTCAAACACATAAGTCTTAATGTCTTCCCCACTTGGTTTTCTCTCCTTCGTCTTTTTCAGATCCTTTTCGTAGTCGTTGTCTTCTTCGTTGATCGTCGTCTTCTTCTTCGTTGACCTTCGTCTTCCTCAACTGCACTTTATTTACTGTAAATTATTGATCGTATGTCATCTTCATCAAGGCAAAGCAAATCAGTATCGTATCATTCCACAAGTGTGAGCAACCATGCAGTGAAAAGGTGGGTGTAATGCTTGTATGATATCATACCATTGCAAGAACGGACGTAATCAAGGGAATTTTTTTTGGAGATGTTAGTTTTGGAAAATTGAGGAAACTTGCAATTTATTCATTTGGGATGATGTTATTGCACAAGGAAATGATGCTTATGAAAGTGTAGATGAATAATGGAGCAAAGATGAGACCGATGTGAGGGAAATGTAAGTTGTTGACACTTTGAAGGAGTTGTATGAATCTTCAATGAAGAAGAACAAGAGGTTACAAATCAAGAATAAGTCAAAGGTATTTTGGAAAAAGTTGAAGTCAATTTGTCTTGTATTTTCATTTTTGGTCAACATGTACTTGTTATTGAAATATAAATGTTAAAATGATCTACGATTGTTCTTCTAAGTTTGTAATACCGTTTAATTGATGCACTTTATATCTTGATCAATTATGTATCCATCACTTATGTAATGCAATTCAATTATGTAATGTACTGTAATTTGGTATGAACTATAATCAGATGTAATTGTTTTTGTAAGTTTCAGTTTGTATGACCTATAATTTGGTGTAATTGATTTTGTAAGTTTCACTTGGTATATTGGTATGATCTATAATTTGATTCAATTATGTATTATACTATAATTTGGACAGAATGTGACCTATACTTTGAACATAATGTGACATATAATTTGAACAGAATATGACATATAATTATGAAATCATGTGACCTATAATTTTGAcagaaaatgacctataattttgaCATAGAAATGTAAACATATTTCACCAAAGATTAATTAATTGCAGACATCTCATTTTATATGCGGTACATTACAATCATTACATATCAAAATAATAATTGATCCATATCAAAATAGTAATTGATTCATTCATTACATTATAATACATATCAAAATAGTAAGGCTTAAATAGTAATTGATCCATTCATTACATTACATTACATATTTctaattatttaataaatttattaatAGTTGTAGTATATAAATTTTTTAATAAACTAATTATATAAATAGTTGAAATATTTTATGCATTACTATAGTATATATAATTGCAATATATAATTGTGTCCAGtatgaaatatatatatatatatatatatatatatatatatatatatatatatatatatatatatatatatatatatatatat includes these proteins:
- the LOC127121821 gene encoding linoleate 9S-lipoxygenase gives rise to the protein IELGYPFLRKINATDTKTYATRTIIFLQNDGTLKPLAIELSKPHPQADSFGPVSKVYMPVSEGVEASIWFLAKAFVVVNDATHHQLCSQWLNTHAVVEPFIIATNRHLSVVHPIHKLLLPHYRDTMNINVLARNVLVNAEGIIESTFLGGAYSVEMSSFVYKDWVFTEQGLPHDLLKRGVAVEDPTSPQCLHLLIEDYPYAVDGLDIWVAIKLWVEEYVNFYYKSDAAIVQDSELQAFWKEVVEVGHGDLKNATWWFKMQNRVELIEACAILIWIASALHAAVNFGQYPYGGYILNRPTKSRRLMPEKGSAEYDEVSKNFQKAYLKTITPKNDALTDLTILEVLSRHASDEQYLGQRNEGELWTSDSLPLESFKRFGRKLAEIEQKLIGRNNDESLRNRYGPVKMPYTLLYPSSEEGLTCRGIPNSISI